The region TGTTGAGATATATTATTCAAAGTATCTTTAGGACCTGATAAGCTTATTAGGGGATCCTTAAAGTATATAGAGGCTACACGAAGTATTTCTTTTTCAGTTATTGAATTTATTTTCTCTTTTACTTGTATGTCATGATCCTCTTTCATATTTATACCTAGGAGATAAGCCATTCTCTCTGCTCTTTGAGATATACTTTGAGAATTATGAGCCAAATTTCCTATAAACTTTGCTTTCGCTAGATTTAATTCTTCTTTAGAGATACATTTAGTCTGGATATCCTCCCAGCATTGATTAATAAGTTTAAGAGTTAGCATGCTTTTATCTACAGTAGAGGAGGCATGTATCAAGAATGGGACTTCTAACTCTTTTATAGGATGGTAAACACCAATATCATATGTTAATCCGTTCTTTTCCCTTAGTTTCTTAAACAATAAACTTGACATGCCTGATCCCAAATGGCAGCTGATAATACGAAGCGCTAGATCATCAACATGTGAATGAGGAATTGTTACATTGCCAAACATTATCACAACTTGATTTGTGTTTTGGTAATTAAGTATGACTGATTCATTATTAAACCTATTCTTAGACCTGTTAATAGTTTTATCAATAGTTAAAGTTTCTTTATTTGAGTTTGAGAATGATTTATTAGTTCTGAGAGTTTGAAAATAGTTTTCTACATTTTCTGGTATCGAACCTGAGATTACAATTGTTTTCTTCCTGGAAATTAACGTTTTAGAAAGTGTGCAAATGTCATTAAGACTTATATCCTCTAGATTATTTATAGTCCCTATTGAATCATACTTATAAACATGATTAGGATAAGCTATCTTTTTCCAATTGTTAAATGTTATATAGAAAAGGCTCTCCTTTTGTCTGCTAAGCAATTGAATAGTTAATTTTTTTTCAAGAAGAAACTGATCTTCTTTTAGTAAAGGTTCTGTAACCATAAGACTTATTAGTGGTAGAAGTTCAGGAGATTTATGTTCAGTACATTTTAGTGAAATCATTATCCCATCTTCATAGCTTTCACATTGAAGTTCTGCTCCACATCCTTCAATAAGATCAGAAATATCACAACTGTTATATGGACCACAACCTCTAGTCAATAAAGCAGCCAATAAATTATGAATACCTTTTTTGTTAATTGGATCAGCTCTACTTCCTCCTCTTATCCACAACTTTGTTGATAATATTCCAATTGATCTATAAGGATCTAGTAAAATTTTAGGTGAATCCATTTATTCAGACTTATCCCTCCCTGGCCTAGCAATTAAAGTGAAGCTATTCTTTTGTTGGAGATGAGCAAAAAATACTTTTTGAATATTAGAACTATTCCAATTCTCTAGATATTTTAAAGGTTCTAATAAAGCTTGATGTCGATCCCAAAGGGCTTGCGATGCAGAGATGCCTGCAATTTGAGAAGGTAGCTCTAATCCAAAACAAAGTGCATTTTTTACTAGTTCTTTAGCTCGTTTCATTTCTTTATCAGTTGGCTCATTTCTCAGACAATTTGTAAGCAGGAAAATGATTTCTTTTTCTACTCTTTCTAAATCTTTTTCCAAACATGTAATTTCTAGTAAAAATAAGCTAGCTTTTTCAAGAACTGTTATTTCCATATCCACTGATTCAACAATCTGTAGATTTTCTCGTAAATGCTGCACTAGTCGACTTCTTCGACCTTCTGCAAGAATTGATGTTGCTATATCAGCGCCTACTATCATAAATTGATTATTTGCAGCTGATAAGGGCCAGGCCATTGTTAGACGTGCTGATTCTAGCCTGGGTACTTTTATTTCTTCACGACCTGTTTTAAACGAAGGTGGCAATAATGTTTTTAGATTGAATTCTTTTTGATTTGCTGTGCTTCTTTGTTTTGTTAAATCACTTTTATTCAGTAGAACTTCTAGGTTGCCTGGAATAAAGCCTGCTATTGATAGGGAAAGATTACTTGGTTGATATTGCCTATTATGAAAACTTCTCATGTCTTCGGGAGTAATTGATTTCAATGATTTTTCGATACCTAAGATTGGGCGACCATAAGAATGATTTGGCCAACAATTTCTGAGAAGCGATTGAAAAACTTGTTCTTCTGGTAGGTCTTTATGTTGTGCAATTTCTTCCAAAACAACTTCTCTTTCTAATTGAAACTGATGCTTTGGCAATTTTGGGCTTAAAACTAGGTTTAGTAATAGCTCAATTCCCGTTGTTACTGCTTTGGGTGGGACAAGAACATAATAATGAACATCATCAAGACCTGTAGCTGCATTACTGCTTCCTCCAAGAGCTTCTATCTTTTGATCAAATTCACCTTCTTTTAGCTTGCTGCTGCCTTTGAAAATCATGTGCTCAAGAAAATGGGCTATCCCTTCTTCTCCTTTTTTTTCAAAAGAGCTTCCTCCCTTACACCAGAGATCGATACAGGTTAAGGGTGCCTCGGGAAGATTCGCGATAATGCAGCTTGCTTTGTTTTGAAGACCCAGATAAATAATTTGGGGAGCTTGGATTGATTTCTCCAGAGTTGAATATCAAAGTTCCATTGTGATCCTTTTTCGCATAGTGTTGTATAAATGTTCGCAAAATCTTTTCCTCTGAATCCTTTTTTAGAGTCAGTTGCAGATCGAATTAGGGAACGGGTTAAGGGCTTGACTGGAGTTGAGTCATTAGAGCTAGCCCCTGATTTAAAGAATATTTATGGAAAAACAGATGGTGAAGATTTCTTCATCTTCAATGAATTACACCAATCCAGAGGTTTTCGAAAATTACATATAGAAACGGCAGTATTTGAACCTTCTTTAGAAATACTCCACGTTGTATTTTTCCCAGATCCAGCTTTTGACTTACCCATATTTGGCGTTGATCTAATAGCCGTACCCCAAGGGATCTCAGCAGCAATAGTTGATTTATCTCCTGTGAGGGACAAGTTGCCTAGAACTATTGAAAATCAATTAGCGCAAATAGAAATACCATCTTTTGAGAAGGTTCGGAAATTACCTGATTGGGGTGACATCTTTTCTTCTCATGTTCAATTTATAACCCCAATAGGTGCAGAAGAAAATGGATTTTTCTTGGACTTAGTTGATAAGTTCTTAACCATTCTTATTGACTATTCAGAATCTATTGAACCTGATTTAGATGACTCACCTTTTACAATTGAAAGAATTGAAGGTCAAATGTATTATTGTCTGCAGCAAAAGCAGAACGACAAAACTCGTAATGTTTTGGCTAAGGCGTTTAGTCCTAATTGGGCTAATCAGTACATTGAAATGGTTCTTTTTGATATGCCAGTTCATACTAAAAATTTAGACAATTGAAGTATTTCTTTTATACTGGATTGGGCTTTTTAGTGATATTAATTACCCTTGCCTCATTGCGTAAAGCTCCTGTTTCAAAAGAAATTTCTTCTAGAACTAATATTGTTAGAAGCATAGAAGCAGTAGCAGCTTTAGGTCAATTATCACCTTCTGGTGAAATAAGATCATTGGCTGCTCCAACAAGTGGTTTTGGTGGAACTCCTCGCATAAAAACTATATTAATTAGTGAAGGAGATAAGGTTCAAAAAGGACAAATACTTGCAATATTTGATAACCAGCCTAAGATTACTGCGGATTTAGATTTGAGCCAGGCACGTTTAAATAAAATAAATAAAAAGATAATTTCTCAAAAAAGAGAGGTCGCTAGATATAAAGAATCTGTTTCTGAAGGCGCCACTCCTAGAATGATTTTTGATCGGGAAAATGATTATTTAACTGAGTTATTGGGTGAGAGAAATGAAATTCTTGCAGAAATTAAAGGCCTAGAAGTAGATCTTTTAGATACTCAATTAAAAAGCCCTATAAACGGGATAGTTCTAAAGATTAATTCTAGAGAAGGGGAAAGGCCTAGTTCAGAAGGAGTCCTTAAGGTAGGGTCTAGTCAACTTATGGAAGCTTTGATTGAGGTATATGAATCTGATATAAACAGAATCAGATTAGGTCAAAATGTTTCACTCATTAGTGAAAATGGAGGCTTTAGTGGAACGCTTTTAGGCCAAGTAAAAAGAATCAGTCCTCAGGTAAGACAACGAAGAGTTTTGACCACAGATCCAACTGGAGATGCAGACGCAAGAGTTGTAGAAGTCCGAATTACTTTAAATCCTAATTCTGTTTTAAAAGTTGAAAGATATACAGGTATGAAAGTTATAGCTAGGTTTGAACCATAGTGAAGATTTCTTTCTGGCATAGAAGGGGTATTCCTTTGGCTTGGCTATTGCTAACAAGGCAACCTCTTCGTTTATTAGTTGCAATAGCAGGAATATGTTTTGCTGGAATACTTATGTTTATGCAATTGGGTTTTAGGGACGGCTTATTTGATGCAAGTGTTACTGTGCATAAGTTATTTGATGCTGATTTAGTTTTAATAAGTCCTCGGTCTATGAGCTCAATAAGTATGAGTGCTTTCCCAAGGCGAAGACTTGTCCAAACAATGGCTCATAAAGATGTAATTGGGACTACACCTGTCAATTGGAATTTCTTACTTTGGCGCAATCCGGAAACACTTTCTACAAGGTCAATACTTGCTTTAGGTTTTGAGCCAACTGATCCTCTTTTAATAGATCCTGGCTTTCCTCTTAAAGCAGAAGTCCTAAAGAATTCAGGCCGAGTTTTGTTTGATGTCCTTTCTAGAGAAGAATTTGGTCCAGTTGAGAAATGGATCTCTGAAGGGAAAATTGTTGAAACTGAAGTAGGAGGTAAGAGAGTTCGTGTAGCAGGACTAGTAAGCCTTGGCCCTTCTTTTGGCGCTGATGGAAATTTGATCACTAGTAGAGAAACTTTCCTTAAATTATTACCAACTTCATCTGTAGGCAGTATAGAGATAGGACTTGTTCGTTTAAGAACAGAAGCAAATTCAGAAGACGTTATTAGATCTTTAAAGGCTAGTTTGCCTAATGATGTAAAGGTTTTAAGTAGGAATGAATTTATAGATTTTGAGAAGAATTATTGGCGGAATAGCACTTCTATAGGATTTATTTTCACCCTAGGAGCAGCTATGGGCTTTGTGGTTGGATGTGTGATTGTTTATCAGATTTTATATAGCGATGTGAGTGATCATCTTGCTGAATATGCAACCTTGATGGCTATGGGCTACCAATTGAGAACTTTATTTGGTGTAGTTGCTAGAGAAGGAATTTTTCTTGCGGTCATGGGATATCTTCCTGCATATGTTTCAGGGCAAGCTTTATATGCTTTGGTAAGGAGTTCAACTAAATTACCTGTGGCTATGGATCCTCAAAGAGCAGTTCTTGTTTTTTTCTTAATCTTATTTATGTGCATGGCTTCTGCTTCCTTTGCAATGAGAAGACTAATTGATGCAGATCCTGCAGAAATTTTTTAAACCTTTCATGCATAATGAACCAAAACGATAATTCATACAAATTAAATTCAACTGTTCAAATTAAAGGTTTAAATTATTGGTATGGAAATGGGTTAACAAGAAAACAGGTCCTTTATTCAATATCAATGAAGATCGATCCCGGCGAGGTCATTTTATTGACCGGCCCTTCGGGATGTGGAAAAACTACATTGCTTACTCTGATAGGAGCTTTGCGCAAAACACAGCAAGGAGAATTATTTGTTCTTGGTCATCAACTTCATGGATCTGAAAGAAAAACTCGTCAAATCGTTAGAAAGAACATTGGAATGATTTTTCAGGGGCATAATCTCCTTAGATGCCTCACTGCTGAACAAAATGTTCAAATGGGCTCAGATTTGTTACAAAGACTTTCTTATCAGGCACGTAGAGATAATTCAAGAGAATGGTTGAGAGCAGTAGGTCTAGCAGATCAAATGAATAAGCTTCCTCATGATCTTTCTGGGGGACAAAAACAAAGAGTTGCTATTGCGAGAGCATTATCTGCACGTCCAAAATTATTATTAGCAGATGAACCAACTTCTGCTCTCGATAGCGTTACTGGTAGAGAAATTGTTTCTTTACTTAAACGACTTGCAATTGAGCAGAATTGTTCAGTACTAATGGTCACACATGATCCACGCATTCTTGATGTGGCAGATCGTCTTTTAAATATGGAAGATGGCAGATTACTGCCTATTGTTCAGTAGGCTGTATAAATAATATAAATTCTAAAGACATGTCTAAGCGAAGAAATCTAAAGAAAGAGAAACAAGAAAGGAATAGAGCTTATGCAAGAAAGTTTAAAAAACGTAAGCTTCGTTCAGATGGAGCTGGTGCTGGCAATGGAGTTACTGGTACAGCAAATAATGGCGGAGCTGCAGATTAGAGCAATTAATTCTTCGTTTGATTTCTAATGAATTTTATAAGATTGTCTTTTTTATAAAAATGAACTTACTTTTTATCTAAAACTAAGGAGTTATTCGAATGTTCATAAGTGTTGTGATACCAACATATAACCGCTTGCCGATTTTGTTGAAGTGTTTAAAAGCTTTGGAAGTTCAGAGGGTATCTAGTCAGATTCAAGGTTATGAAATAGTAGTTGTTGATGATGGTTCAAGTGATGGCACTTACTCATGGTTAGAAAAGAATTGTGAGCTATTTCCTCATGTCGTATTGATCAAGCAAAACCATGGAGGACCAGGCTTAGGAAGAAATAACGGAGTGCAGCAATCTAGAGGTGATGTGATTATTTTTATTGACAGTGATTTAGTGGTCACAGAAACTTTCATTGAAAGCCATATCACTAGCCTTCGCAAGGCTTGGAGGAGAAGAGGAGACAAGCTTTGTTTTACTTATGGAGCAGTTATAAATACTGCTAATTTTGATAGCCCAATTTCCGAACCTCATAAATTGACAGACCTTTCATGGGCTTATTTTGCTACAGGGAATGTTGCTATTGAAAAAACAATATTGGAGGAATCCGGTCTTTTTGACCCCGCTTTTAAGTTATATGGATGGGAAGATTTAGAACTTGGTGAGCGACTTAGGCAAATGGGTGTAGAGCTAATTAAATGTCCTAATGCAGTTGGGTATCATTGGCATCCAGCTTTTAGTATTAATCAAATTCCATCTTTGAAGCAAGTTGAACGTGAGAGAGCAAAGATGGCAATTATTTTCTATAGAAAACACCCAACTTTGCGAGTGCGTTTTATTATTCAATTTACTTTATTTCATAGAATTCTCTGGGAAAGCTTGACTTTAGGTGGACTTATAAATGATGTAACTATTAGACCGTTGTTGAAATTTCTTATACGTATAAATCGACCAGGATTGGCAATGCAAGTTTTAAGAGTACCTTTAAATCTTGTTGGAGTTAGAGAGATTTTTCGAGAAGCAACACTTAACGGCCTTCATTGATTTCGTCTTTTGGTAGATTAGTGAAGTAATAAAAACTCCGCACATCTGACTGTTTCGGGTGATCAAAGTAAATTAATTATTTATTAAGCACTTTGTATCCCTGTCAGGTGGAGGCTAACCCGAAACCCTAATCAAATGGCTGTTGTAACTCTTTCTGAGATGATGGAAGCTGGTGCTCATTTTGGGCACCAGACTCGTAGATGGAATCCAAAGATGTCTCGCTACATTTATTGTGCGAGAAATGGTGTACACATCATTGATCTAGTTAAAACTGCTGTATGTATGAATAATGCATACAAGTGGACAAGAAATGCTGCGAAAAGTGGAAAAAGATTTTTATTTGTTGGAACAAAGAAGCAGGCTTCAGAAGTTGTAGCTCAAGAAGCTGCAAGATGTGGTGCTTCTTATGTGAATCAACGTTGGCTTGGAGGGATGCTAACTAATTGGACAACAATGAAAGCTCGCATTGATCGACTAAAGGATTTGGAGCGAATGGAATCTAGTGGAGCTATTGCTATGAGGCCTAAGAAAGAGGCTTCTGTTTTGAGGCATGAACTAGAAAGATTGCAAAAATATCTTGGAGGCTTGAAGGGTATGAAGCGTTTGCCTGATGTCGTAGTTTTAGTTGATCAAAGAAGAGAAACTAATGCTGTTTTAGAAGCAAGGAAATTAGATATTCCCTTGGTGTCAATGTTGGACACCAATTGTGATCCCGATCTATGTGAAGTTCCAATCCCATGTAATGACGATGCTGTTAGATCTGTTCAGCTGGTTCTTGGAAGAATTGCAGACGCAATAAATGAAGGGCGTCATGGATCTAATGATCAGCGAGCGCGCCAGAAATATTCATAATAATTTTTAGGGATTTAATTTTGCTGTTGCCCTAATTCAAAAACTAACGGTATTTTTAACTCACACACTAAAGAAAATGTCATCTATTACAGCAAAGCTTGTAAAAGATCTTAGAGATAAGACAGGTGCAGGAATGATGGATTGTAAGAAAGCATTAGCAGAGACAAGTGGTGATATTTCTAAGGCTGTTGAATGGTTACGCCAAAAAGGTATAGCTAGTGCAGAAAAAAAATCAGGAAGAGTTGCAGCTGAAGGCGCTATTGGTAGTTATATTCATACTGGCTCTAGGGTTGGAGTTCTAATTGAACTGAATTGTGAAACAGATTTTGTTGCTCGTGGAGAATTATTTCAGGGTCTTTTAAGAGATGTTTCGATGCAAGTAGCTGCTTGCCCTAATGTTGAATATGTAGCTGTTGATGATATTCCAAAAGATATTGTCGATAAGGAGAAGAATATAGAAATGGGTAGAGATGATTTAGCTGGAAAACCAGAGCAAATCAAAACTAAGATTGTTGAGGGAAGAATAGGAAAAAGGTTAAAAGAACTGGCATTGATAGAACAACCATTTATTCGTGATAGTTCAATTACTGTAGAGCAACTTGTAAAACAGGTTGCAGGTCAAATAGGGGAGAATGTAAAGGTTCGTAGATTTACTCGTTATACCCTTGGAGAGGGAATTGAAGTAGAAGAGTCTGATTTTGCTGCAGAAGTAGCTTCAATGTCTTCCTAGAGATTTTGACTTCTGATCCGAAAATTCATTCTGCTTTTGACCCTATTAAGCAGCTTGAGCTGCTTAATAGGAAATGTGAATCTTTAAGCTCAGAGATATATAAAATCAATGCTTTCTATTTAAAACTTGTTAGATCAGTCTTGCCAGATGTTGTTAAAGAGGCAATTTATCAGTTAATTTTGTCGAATAATAATAGTCTAAGTAATATTTCATTAGATAAAAACGGTGAATCATTTCAAGAAAATATAAAATCTAGTTTATCTGAATGTATATCATTACTAACAATAGAGAATCTCATGATATTTTCTAGGACATTAGAAAAAGAAAATATCAAAGTGAATAAGGATTCAGAATCTTTGTTTAAGGAAATGGTAAGTCAGACAGATCTTGAACCTAAACTAAGTGTTGAAAATAACCTTGGCTCTT is a window of Prochlorococcus marinus subsp. marinus str. CCMP1375 DNA encoding:
- a CDS encoding DevA family ABC transporter ATP-binding protein codes for the protein MNQNDNSYKLNSTVQIKGLNYWYGNGLTRKQVLYSISMKIDPGEVILLTGPSGCGKTTLLTLIGALRKTQQGELFVLGHQLHGSERKTRQIVRKNIGMIFQGHNLLRCLTAEQNVQMGSDLLQRLSYQARRDNSREWLRAVGLADQMNKLPHDLSGGQKQRVAIARALSARPKLLLADEPTSALDSVTGREIVSLLKRLAIEQNCSVLMVTHDPRILDVADRLLNMEDGRLLPIVQ
- a CDS encoding glycosyltransferase family 2 protein produces the protein MFISVVIPTYNRLPILLKCLKALEVQRVSSQIQGYEIVVVDDGSSDGTYSWLEKNCELFPHVVLIKQNHGGPGLGRNNGVQQSRGDVIIFIDSDLVVTETFIESHITSLRKAWRRRGDKLCFTYGAVINTANFDSPISEPHKLTDLSWAYFATGNVAIEKTILEESGLFDPAFKLYGWEDLELGERLRQMGVELIKCPNAVGYHWHPAFSINQIPSLKQVERERAKMAIIFYRKHPTLRVRFIIQFTLFHRILWESLTLGGLINDVTIRPLLKFLIRINRPGLAMQVLRVPLNLVGVREIFREATLNGLH
- the devC gene encoding ABC transporter permease DevC, whose product is MKISFWHRRGIPLAWLLLTRQPLRLLVAIAGICFAGILMFMQLGFRDGLFDASVTVHKLFDADLVLISPRSMSSISMSAFPRRRLVQTMAHKDVIGTTPVNWNFLLWRNPETLSTRSILALGFEPTDPLLIDPGFPLKAEVLKNSGRVLFDVLSREEFGPVEKWISEGKIVETEVGGKRVRVAGLVSLGPSFGADGNLITSRETFLKLLPTSSVGSIEIGLVRLRTEANSEDVIRSLKASLPNDVKVLSRNEFIDFEKNYWRNSTSIGFIFTLGAAMGFVVGCVIVYQILYSDVSDHLAEYATLMAMGYQLRTLFGVVAREGIFLAVMGYLPAYVSGQALYALVRSSTKLPVAMDPQRAVLVFFLILFMCMASASFAMRRLIDADPAEIF
- the rpsB gene encoding 30S ribosomal protein S2; this encodes MAVVTLSEMMEAGAHFGHQTRRWNPKMSRYIYCARNGVHIIDLVKTAVCMNNAYKWTRNAAKSGKRFLFVGTKKQASEVVAQEAARCGASYVNQRWLGGMLTNWTTMKARIDRLKDLERMESSGAIAMRPKKEASVLRHELERLQKYLGGLKGMKRLPDVVVLVDQRRETNAVLEARKLDIPLVSMLDTNCDPDLCEVPIPCNDDAVRSVQLVLGRIADAINEGRHGSNDQRARQKYS
- a CDS encoding ABC exporter membrane fusion protein, with protein sequence MILITLASLRKAPVSKEISSRTNIVRSIEAVAALGQLSPSGEIRSLAAPTSGFGGTPRIKTILISEGDKVQKGQILAIFDNQPKITADLDLSQARLNKINKKIISQKREVARYKESVSEGATPRMIFDRENDYLTELLGERNEILAEIKGLEVDLLDTQLKSPINGIVLKINSREGERPSSEGVLKVGSSQLMEALIEVYESDINRIRLGQNVSLISENGGFSGTLLGQVKRISPQVRQRRVLTTDPTGDADARVVEVRITLNPNSVLKVERYTGMKVIARFEP
- a CDS encoding M16 family metallopeptidase — translated: MDSPKILLDPYRSIGILSTKLWIRGGSRADPINKKGIHNLLAALLTRGCGPYNSCDISDLIEGCGAELQCESYEDGIMISLKCTEHKSPELLPLISLMVTEPLLKEDQFLLEKKLTIQLLSRQKESLFYITFNNWKKIAYPNHVYKYDSIGTINNLEDISLNDICTLSKTLISRKKTIVISGSIPENVENYFQTLRTNKSFSNSNKETLTIDKTINRSKNRFNNESVILNYQNTNQVVIMFGNVTIPHSHVDDLALRIISCHLGSGMSSLLFKKLREKNGLTYDIGVYHPIKELEVPFLIHASSTVDKSMLTLKLINQCWEDIQTKCISKEELNLAKAKFIGNLAHNSQSISQRAERMAYLLGINMKEDHDIQVKEKINSITEKEILRVASIYFKDPLISLSGPKDTLNNISQHLGI
- a CDS encoding M16 family metallopeptidase encodes the protein MEKSIQAPQIIYLGLQNKASCIIANLPEAPLTCIDLWCKGGSSFEKKGEEGIAHFLEHMIFKGSSKLKEGEFDQKIEALGGSSNAATGLDDVHYYVLVPPKAVTTGIELLLNLVLSPKLPKHQFQLEREVVLEEIAQHKDLPEEQVFQSLLRNCWPNHSYGRPILGIEKSLKSITPEDMRSFHNRQYQPSNLSLSIAGFIPGNLEVLLNKSDLTKQRSTANQKEFNLKTLLPPSFKTGREEIKVPRLESARLTMAWPLSAANNQFMIVGADIATSILAEGRRSRLVQHLRENLQIVESVDMEITVLEKASLFLLEITCLEKDLERVEKEIIFLLTNCLRNEPTDKEMKRAKELVKNALCFGLELPSQIAGISASQALWDRHQALLEPLKYLENWNSSNIQKVFFAHLQQKNSFTLIARPGRDKSE
- the tsf gene encoding translation elongation factor Ts, which translates into the protein MSSITAKLVKDLRDKTGAGMMDCKKALAETSGDISKAVEWLRQKGIASAEKKSGRVAAEGAIGSYIHTGSRVGVLIELNCETDFVARGELFQGLLRDVSMQVAACPNVEYVAVDDIPKDIVDKEKNIEMGRDDLAGKPEQIKTKIVEGRIGKRLKELALIEQPFIRDSSITVEQLVKQVAGQIGENVKVRRFTRYTLGEGIEVEESDFAAEVASMSS
- a CDS encoding phycocyanobilin:ferredoxin oxidoreductase; this translates as MFAKSFPLNPFLESVADRIRERVKGLTGVESLELAPDLKNIYGKTDGEDFFIFNELHQSRGFRKLHIETAVFEPSLEILHVVFFPDPAFDLPIFGVDLIAVPQGISAAIVDLSPVRDKLPRTIENQLAQIEIPSFEKVRKLPDWGDIFSSHVQFITPIGAEENGFFLDLVDKFLTILIDYSESIEPDLDDSPFTIERIEGQMYYCLQQKQNDKTRNVLAKAFSPNWANQYIEMVLFDMPVHTKNLDN